One window of Papaver somniferum cultivar HN1 chromosome 9, ASM357369v1, whole genome shotgun sequence genomic DNA carries:
- the LOC113309610 gene encoding probable protein phosphatase 2C 1 isoform X3 encodes MNRKSFWVGRMLQPRLEVQLLCRIVAMLEKTGVLKIANVGDCGLRVLRKGRLIFSTAPQEHYFDCPYQLSSEAISQTYLDAAVSNIDVMEGDKIIMGSDGLFDNVYDREIVSTISRINNVAEAAKALAVLANEHSRDANFDSPYSLEARDRGFDVPWWKKVIGRKLVGGKLDDITVIVGEVVSS; translated from the exons ATGAACCGCAAATCCTTTTGGGTAGGGCGCATGCTGCAACCTCGTCTAGAGGTTCAGCTACTGTGTAG AATTGTTGCGATGTTGGAGAAAACTGGGGTCTTGAAAATTGCCAATGTTGGGGATTGTGGCTTAAGGGTTCTTAGAAAAG GACGACTTATTTTTTCTACAGCTCCACAAGAGCACTATTTTGATTGTCCATACCAATTGAGCTCCGAGGCAATTAGTCAGACATACCTAGATGCCGCG GTTAGCAACATAGATGTAATGGAGGGAGATAAAATCATTATGGGTTCAGATGGGTTATTCGATAATGTTTACGACCGTGAAATTGTTTCAACAATCTCCCGAATCAACAATGTTGCCGAAGCTG CCAAGGCATTGGCTGTTCTAGCAAATGAGCATTCAAGGGATGCCAATTTTGATTCTCCTTACTCATTGGAGGCTCGAGACCGA GGTTTTGATGTTCCCTGGTGGAAGAAAGTTATTGGAAGGAAGCTAGTAG GTGGGAAGCTGGACGATATCACTGTGATTGTTGGGGAAGTCGTAAGTTCATGA
- the LOC113309609 gene encoding mitoferrin-like: MATTEAAASTKFKNPDFRSQLPQQQPIEFHKKNRETETEDVKSSHDGLEFWQFMVAGSIAGCVEHTAMFPVDTLKTRMQALVSCPNQTVGLRHAFTSLIKKEGPLGFYRGIGAMSLGAGPAHAVYFSVYEFCKEYFSKGDPNNSAAHAVSGVCATVASDAVFTPMDVVKQRLQLSSTHYKGLWDCTTRVLKEEGFGAFYASYRTTVLMNAPFTAVHFATYEAAKTGLMEISPDTASDERLVVHATAGAAAGALAAAVTTPLDVVKTQLQCQGVCGCDRFTNSSIRGVIRSIVQKDGYRGLMRGWKPRMLFHAPAAAICWSTYEAGKTFFHGMNANK, from the exons ATGGCTACAACAGAAGCAGCAGCTTCAACGAAATTCAAGAACCCAGATTTCAGGTCACAACTACCACAACAGCAGCCAATTGAGTTTCATAAAAAGAATAGAGAAACGGAGACTGAGGATGTCAAATCATCACATGATGGTCTTGAATTTTGGCAATTTATGGTTGCTGGGTCAATTGCAGGATGTGTAGAACATACAGCAATGTTTCCAGTTGATACACTAAAAACTCGTATGCAAGCATTAGTTTCATGCCCAAATCAAACAGTAGGTCTTAGACATGCTTTTACATCACTAATAAAGAAAGAAGGTCCATTGGGATTTTATAGGGGTATTGGGGCTATGAGTCTTGGTGCTGGTCCTGCTCATGCTGTTTATTTCTCTGTTTATGAATTCTGTAAAGAGTATTTCTCTAAAGGAGACCCTAATAATTCTGCTGCACATGCTGTTTCGGGTGTATGTGCTACGGTTGCGAGTGATGCTGTTTTTACACCAATGGATGTGGTGAAGCAAAGACTGCAATTGAGTAGTACTCATTATAAGGGTTTATGGGATTGTACAACTAGGGTTTTGAAGGAAGAAGGATTTGGGGCTTTTTATGCTTCTTATAGAACTACTGTTTTGATGAATGCTCCTTTCACTGCTGTTCATTTCGCTACTTATGAAGCTGCAAAAACTGGGTTAATGGAGATATCACCAGATACTGCTAGTGACGAAAGGTTAGTAGTTCATGCAactgctggtgctgctgctggaGCTTTAGCTGCTGCAGTCACAACTCCACTCGATGTTGTCAAGACCCAATTGCAGTGCCAG GGTGTTTGTGGATGCGACAGATTTACTAATAGTTCTATTAGGGGTGTTATTCGAAGCATAGTTCAGAAGGATGGATATCGAGGATTGATGAGAGGGTGGAAGCCCAGGATGCTCTTCCATGCCCCTGCAGCGGCTATCTGCTGGTCTACATATGAAGCAGGAAAAACATTTTTCCACGGAATGAATGCCAATAAGTAA
- the LOC113309610 gene encoding probable protein phosphatase 2C 26 isoform X1, whose amino-acid sequence MAVFSSWSTAQSQRVFLSFTSNSVDFISNSKSRKSICCSSSSSELNPVRLEVCFSVGTHLIPHPSKVEKGGEDAFLVSNFNGGVLAIADGVSGWAEKNVDPSFFPKELMANASYLIDKEEVEYEPQILLGRAHAATSSRGSATVIVAMLEKTGVLKIANVGDCGLRVLRKGRLIFSTAPQEHYFDCPYQLSSEAISQTYLDAAVSNIDVMEGDKIIMGSDGLFDNVYDREIVSTISRINNVAEAAKALAVLANEHSRDANFDSPYSLEARDRGFDVPWWKKVIGRKLVGGKLDDITVIVGEVVSS is encoded by the exons ATGGCTGTTTTCAGTTCTTGGAGTACTGCTCAATCTCAACgggtttttctttctttcacttCGAATTCAGTTGACTTCATTTCCAATTCAAAGAGTAGGAAATCTATttgttgttcttcctcttcttcagaattgaATCCAGTTAG GTTGGAGGTATGTTTCTCTGTTGGAACTCATCTCATACCACATCCGAGTAAG GTTGAGAAAGGTGGGGAGGATGCTTTTCTTGTGAGCAATTTCAATGGTGGTGTCCTTGCCATTGCAGATGGAGTTTCCGG GTGGGCTGAAAAAAACGTAGACCCTTCATTCTTTCCAAAAGAGCTGATGGCTAATgcttcatatctaattgataaaGAGGAG GTAGAATATGAACCGCAAATCCTTTTGGGTAGGGCGCATGCTGCAACCTCGTCTAGAGGTTCAGCTACTGT AATTGTTGCGATGTTGGAGAAAACTGGGGTCTTGAAAATTGCCAATGTTGGGGATTGTGGCTTAAGGGTTCTTAGAAAAG GACGACTTATTTTTTCTACAGCTCCACAAGAGCACTATTTTGATTGTCCATACCAATTGAGCTCCGAGGCAATTAGTCAGACATACCTAGATGCCGCG GTTAGCAACATAGATGTAATGGAGGGAGATAAAATCATTATGGGTTCAGATGGGTTATTCGATAATGTTTACGACCGTGAAATTGTTTCAACAATCTCCCGAATCAACAATGTTGCCGAAGCTG CCAAGGCATTGGCTGTTCTAGCAAATGAGCATTCAAGGGATGCCAATTTTGATTCTCCTTACTCATTGGAGGCTCGAGACCGA GGTTTTGATGTTCCCTGGTGGAAGAAAGTTATTGGAAGGAAGCTAGTAG GTGGGAAGCTGGACGATATCACTGTGATTGTTGGGGAAGTCGTAAGTTCATGA
- the LOC113309610 gene encoding probable protein phosphatase 2C 26 isoform X2 translates to MAVFSSWSTAQSQRVFLSFTSNSVDFISNSKSRKSICCSSSSSELNPVRLEVCFSVGTHLIPHPSKVEKGGEDAFLVSNFNGGVLAIADGVSGWAEKNVDPSFFPKELMANASYLIDKEEVEYEPQILLGRAHAATSSRGSATVIVAMLEKTGVLKIANVGDCGLRVLRKGRLIFSTAPQEHYFDCPYQLSSEAISQTYLDAAVSNIDVMEGDKIIMGSDGLFDNVYDREIVSTISRINNVAEAAKALAVLANEHSRDANFDSPYSLEARDRGFDVPWWKKVIGRKLVGGKLDDITVIVGEV, encoded by the exons ATGGCTGTTTTCAGTTCTTGGAGTACTGCTCAATCTCAACgggtttttctttctttcacttCGAATTCAGTTGACTTCATTTCCAATTCAAAGAGTAGGAAATCTATttgttgttcttcctcttcttcagaattgaATCCAGTTAG GTTGGAGGTATGTTTCTCTGTTGGAACTCATCTCATACCACATCCGAGTAAG GTTGAGAAAGGTGGGGAGGATGCTTTTCTTGTGAGCAATTTCAATGGTGGTGTCCTTGCCATTGCAGATGGAGTTTCCGG GTGGGCTGAAAAAAACGTAGACCCTTCATTCTTTCCAAAAGAGCTGATGGCTAATgcttcatatctaattgataaaGAGGAG GTAGAATATGAACCGCAAATCCTTTTGGGTAGGGCGCATGCTGCAACCTCGTCTAGAGGTTCAGCTACTGT AATTGTTGCGATGTTGGAGAAAACTGGGGTCTTGAAAATTGCCAATGTTGGGGATTGTGGCTTAAGGGTTCTTAGAAAAG GACGACTTATTTTTTCTACAGCTCCACAAGAGCACTATTTTGATTGTCCATACCAATTGAGCTCCGAGGCAATTAGTCAGACATACCTAGATGCCGCG GTTAGCAACATAGATGTAATGGAGGGAGATAAAATCATTATGGGTTCAGATGGGTTATTCGATAATGTTTACGACCGTGAAATTGTTTCAACAATCTCCCGAATCAACAATGTTGCCGAAGCTG CCAAGGCATTGGCTGTTCTAGCAAATGAGCATTCAAGGGATGCCAATTTTGATTCTCCTTACTCATTGGAGGCTCGAGACCGA GGTTTTGATGTTCCCTGGTGGAAGAAAGTTATTGGAAGGAAGCTAGTAG GTGGGAAGCTGGACGATATCACTGTGATTGTTGGGGAAGTC TGA